One window from the genome of Nicotiana sylvestris chromosome 9, ASM39365v2, whole genome shotgun sequence encodes:
- the LOC104223924 gene encoding inorganic phosphate transporter 1-4-like, with protein MAGDMKVLNALDTAKTQWYHFTAIIIAGMGFFTDAYDLFCISLVTKLLGRIYYHVDGSPKPGSLPPNVSAAVNGVAFCGTLAGQLFFGWLGDKMGRKKVYGMTLMLMCLCSVASGLSFGREPKTVLATLCFFRFWLGFGIGGDYPLSATIMSEYANKKTRGAFIAAVFAMQGFGILAGGIFAIIISAAFQASFKAPAYEVDALGSTVPQADYVWRIILMVGAVPALLTYYWRMKMPETARYTALVAKNVQQATADMEKVMHVDIGAEQKEPTVTATTSVKSSNEFGLFTKQFVRRHGLHLLGTTSTWFLLDIAYYSQNLFQKDIFSAIGWIPAAKTMNAVEEVYKIARAQTLIALCSTVPGYWFTVFLIDRIGRFTIQLLGFAMMTVFMFALAIPYNHWTHPGNHIGFVVLYSLTFFFANFGPNATTFVVPAEIFPARLRSTCHGISAASGKLGAMVGAFGFLYLAQPQDKTKADAGYPAGIGVRNSLIVLGVINFLGTLFTFLVPESKGKSLEEMSRENEDSTEEGAQVENHPSNNRTVPV; from the coding sequence ATGGCTGGCGATATGAAGGTTCTGAATGCGCTTGATACGGCCAAAACACAATGGTATCACTTCACAGCAATCATAATTGCTGGCATGGGATTTTTCACTGATGCCTATGATCTGTTTTGCATTTCTCTGGTCACTAAGTTGCTCGGCCGCATTTACTACCATGTCGATGGCTCTCCAAAGCCTGGGAGTCTACCTCCTAACGTCTCAGCTGCTGTCAATGGCGTCGCTTTCTGTGGTACCCTTGCGGGGCAACTCTTCTTTGGCTGGCTCGGTGACAAAATGGGCAGGAAAAAAGTCTATGGCATGACCCTTATGCTCATGTGCTTATGCTCAGTTGCTTCAGGTCTTTCTTTTGGTAGGGAGCCTAAGACTGTCTTGGCCACCCTTTGCTTCTTTCGCTTCTGGCTTGGTTTTGGAATTGGTGGTGATTACCCGCTTTCTGCTACTATTATGTCTGAATACGCCAACAAGAAGACTCGGGGTGCCTTTATTGCTGCTGTTTTCGCTATGCAAGGATTTGGAATCTTAGCAGGAGGAATCTTTGCCATCATTATTTCTGCTGCATTCCAGGCAAGTTTCAAGGCACCGGCTTATGAGGTGGATGCACTTGGCTCAACTGTCCCTCAAGCTGATTATGTGTGGAGGATTATATTGATGGTTGGGGCAGTTCCTGCTCTTCTCACTTACTACTGGAGGATGAAGATGCCTGAAACTGCGCGTTACACTGCTCTCGTTGCCAAGAATGTTCAGCAGGCAACTGcagatatggaaaaggttatgcaTGTTGACATTGGGGCAGAGCAAAAGGAGCCTACAGTTACTGCTACCACTTCTGTAAAGTCCAGCAATGAATTTGGTTTGTTCACAAAACAATTCGTTAGGAGACATGGACTTCACTTGCTTGGCACAACCAGCACATGGTTTCTACTTGACATTGCATACTACAGCCAAAATCTGTTCCAGAAGGATATCTTCAGCGCCATTGGATGGATTCCTGCTGCCAAGACAATGAATGCAGTTGAAGAGGTTTACAAAATTGCGAGGGCGCAAACTCTTATCGCCCTCTGCAGTACCGTGCCTGGCTACTGGTTCACAGTGTTCTTGATTGACAGGATTGGCAGGTTTACCATTCAATTGCTTGGTTTCGCAATGATGACGGTGTTCATGTTTGCTCTGGCCATTCCGTACAACCACTGGACTCACCCTGGCAACCATATTGGATTCGTCGTCCTCTATTCACTGACCTTCTTCTTTGCCAACTTTGGACCCAATGCCACCACATTCGTCGTGCCAGCTGAGATTTTCCCAGCTAGATTGCGCTCGACTTGCCATGGAATATCAGCTGCATCTGGGAAGTTAGGAGCAATGGTGGGTGCATTCGGGTTCCTGTATTTGGCCCAGCCACAAGACAAGACTAAGGCTGATGCAGGATATCCTGCTGGGATTGGGGTGAGAAATTCCCTTATTGTCCTTGGCGTAATCAACTTTCTGGGAACACTTTTCACTTTCTTGGTTCCAGAATCAAAGGGGAAGTCACTGGAAGAGATGTCAAGGGAAAATGAGGACTCAACTGAGGAAGGAGCACAAGTGGAGAATCATCCATCTAATAACAGGACAGTTCCTGTGTAA
- the LOC104223933 gene encoding actin-depolymerizing factor: protein MSFRFRGPNASSGMGVADHGKNAFLELKRKKVHRYVIFKIDEKKKEVIVEKTGSPAENFDDFTASLPENDCRYAVYDFDFVTSENCQKSKIFFVHWSPATSRIRAKMLYATSKDAFRRELDGFHYEIQATDPTEVDLEVLKDRAH, encoded by the exons ATGTCTTTCAGATTCAGAGGG CCGAATGCCTCTTCTGGCATGGGTGTAGCTGATCACGGAAAAAATGCATTCTTGGAGCTGAAGAGGAAGAAGGTTCATCGATATGTGATATTCAAGAttgatgaaaagaaaaaggaggTTATTGTTGAGAAAACTGGCAGCCCTGCTGAAAACtttgatgattttactgcttctttgCCTGAAAATGATTGCCGATATGCAGTGTATGACTTTGATTTTGTGACTTCAGAGAATTGCCAAAAGAGCAAGATTTTCTTTGTTCATTG GTCTCCTGCAACATCTCGTATTCGTGCAAAGATGCTTTATGCCACTTCCAAAGACGCATTTAGAAGAGAGCTTGATGGTTTTCATTATGAGATTCAGGCTACTGATCCCACAGAAGTTGATCTTGAAGTGCTGAAAGACCGCGCTCACTGA